Proteins found in one Prochlorothrix hollandica PCC 9006 = CALU 1027 genomic segment:
- a CDS encoding DnaJ C-terminal domain-containing protein translates to MENFRNYYDILNINRQAKGDEIKQAFRRLARQYHPDLNPGDQGAEEKFKTLSEAYEVLSDPNKRAKYDQFSLFWKRQESPGGDRGRNPRPGVRQPEADNDFSQFPDFNIFVDDLLGRGPVNPRPGVRSPAAAGAELRSEPRSAPRRTMPRTEGSRIPEPRTQNPRTPEPQNPEPRTQNPRTPEPRTEVRSAPPPLVNRGASPPPPALGYKTGMVKTAYTIRPAAPPRDAEAKLEVPLERAYSGGRERVRLEDGRSIEVDMPGGMVTGQQMRLRGQGIEGGNLYLRVVVTPHPFYRLQGSDLFCVVSISPVEAILGAAIAVPTLDGPVQMKLQPGVRSGQRLRLAAKGYPQPQGRRGDQIVEVQVVIPKTISPEERVLYEEIYGLERDRLHKPLLLG, encoded by the coding sequence ATGGAAAACTTTCGCAACTACTACGACATTCTCAACATTAACCGCCAAGCCAAGGGCGATGAGATCAAGCAAGCCTTTCGACGGCTAGCACGGCAATATCACCCCGATCTGAATCCCGGTGATCAAGGGGCTGAAGAGAAATTCAAGACCCTCAGTGAAGCCTACGAAGTTCTGTCCGACCCTAACAAGCGGGCCAAGTATGACCAGTTCAGTTTGTTCTGGAAACGTCAAGAGTCCCCAGGGGGCGATCGGGGGAGAAATCCTAGACCTGGAGTCCGTCAGCCAGAAGCGGACAACGATTTTAGTCAGTTTCCCGACTTCAATATTTTTGTGGATGATCTGCTGGGCCGGGGTCCTGTGAACCCTCGGCCTGGGGTGCGGTCTCCCGCTGCGGCTGGGGCGGAACTCCGCTCTGAACCCCGATCGGCCCCTCGGCGCACCATGCCCAGAACCGAAGGATCCAGGATTCCAGAACCCAGAACCCAGAACCCCAGAACCCCAGAACCCCAGAACCCAGAACCCAGAACCCAGAACCCCAGAACCCCAGAACCCAGAACCGAAGTCCGATCGGCCCCCCCACCCCTAGTGAACCGAGGTGCCAGCCCCCCGCCCCCCGCCTTGGGCTACAAGACGGGTATGGTCAAAACCGCCTACACCATTCGCCCTGCTGCCCCGCCTCGGGATGCGGAAGCCAAGCTGGAAGTTCCCCTGGAACGGGCCTACAGCGGGGGCCGGGAGCGGGTGCGCCTGGAAGATGGGCGCTCCATTGAGGTGGATATGCCGGGGGGGATGGTGACGGGACAGCAGATGCGCCTGCGGGGTCAGGGTATTGAGGGGGGCAATCTCTATTTACGGGTCGTGGTCACCCCCCACCCGTTCTATCGCCTCCAGGGTTCCGACCTGTTCTGTGTCGTCTCCATTAGTCCGGTGGAAGCCATTTTGGGGGCGGCGATCGCGGTGCCCACCCTGGATGGGCCGGTGCAAATGAAGCTGCAACCGGGGGTGCGATCGGGTCAACGCCTGCGCCTAGCAGCCAAGGGCTATCCCCAACCCCAGGGCCGACGGGGGGATCAAATCGTGGAAGTCCAGGTGGTGATTCCCAAAACCATCAGCCCAGAGGAACGGGTTTTGTATGAGGAGATCTATGGGCTAGAACGCGATCGGCTCCACAAACCATTGCTGCTGGGTTAA